TGCCGCCAAAGTGCTGGCCCAATACGCTCAAGAGAAGGCACTTACCATCCACAAACGCATTTACCGCCAGCGCACGAATGCCGATTACGAATCGAAATTCTCGCTCAACATCAACCCCGAACGCGGGGCGGTGTTCATCGTCGACGAGGCTTCGATGCTTTCGGACAACACGCAGGGCGGAGCCGTTTTCGGCAGCGGATCGCTGCTTTCGGACCTCGTGGAGTATGTCCGCAGCGGCCGCGGATGCCGTCTGGTGCTGGTCGGCGACAGCGCGCAGCTGCCGCCCGTCGGGGCTGATTTCAGCCCGGCGCTCGACCCGGTGTCGATGGATGCCTACGGCGGCATCGTCTACGGCACGATGGACGAGGTGGTGCGGCAGGAGGCGCAGTCGGGCATCCTCTTCAACGCCACGCTGGTGCGCTGCATGCTCGAAAACGGCCTTTACGAGATTCCCCGCTTCGAGATGGATTTTCCCGACATCGAGGCGGTCGTGGGCGGCGAGTTCCTCGAGAAACTTCAGGATTGCTATGCCAGATACGGCCGCGACGAGACGATCGTCATCACGCGCTCGAACAAGCGGGCCAACCGCTACAACGAGGGCATCCGCCGCAACGTGCTCTATGCCGAGGAGGAGATCGAGAGCGGCGACATGCTGATGGTCGTCAAGAACAACTACTACTTCCCCGAGCATACCGAAGACTGCCCGATGAACTTCATCGCCAACGGCGACATCGCGCGGCTGAAACGTCTCAGGCGGTTCGAGGATTTCTATGGTTTCCGCTTCGCCGACGCCGTGCTCGAATTTCCCGACTACAACGATGCGGAGATCGAGTGCAAGATTCTGTTGGATACGATCGCCTCGGAGTCGCCGTCGCTCACCCGGGAGGAGTCGACGCGCCTTTTCTACGAGGTGGAGAAGGACTACACGGACATCAAAAGCAAGTTGAAACGCTTTAAGGAAATTCGTGATAATCCGCATTTTAACGCCGTTCAGGTGAAGTTTTCCTACGCCGTCACGTGCCACAAGGCGCAGGGCGGCCAGTGGCGGGCGGTCTTCGTCGACCGCTGCCTGTTCGGCGACGAGCCGATGTCGCGCGACATGCTCCGCTGGCTCTATACGGCCCTGACGCGCGCCACCGATAAATTATATCTTGTAAATTTCGATGAAAAATTCTATGAATAGCGAACGGCATCCCCTTGAACCTTTCCTGCCCGAAAACGCCCGCCTGCTGATGCTGGGCAGCTTTCCGCCCAAACGCATCCGCTGGTCGATGGAGTTCTTCTATCCCAACCTGCAAAACGACATGTGGCGGATCGTGGGCTACCTTGCTACGGGCGACAAGATGCACTTCCTGGAACCGGGCGGACGGCGGTTCGACCGGGAGCGAATCGAGGCCTTCTGCCGTGAGCGGGGGATTGCGCTCTACGATACGGCTGTGGAGGTCATCCGGCTGAAGGACAATGCGTCGGACGCGTCACTTCAAGTGGTGCGCGAAGTCGATCTCGGAACCCTGCTGGCCCGCATTCCCGCCTGCCGGGCCGTCGTCACGACGGGACAGAAGGCCACCGACACGCTGCGCGCCATCACGGGCTGCGGCGAACCGGCCGTGGGGGAGTGCGTGCCGATGCCCTTTGCGGGGCGCGACCTGACGCTGTGGCGCATGCCCTCCTCGTCGCGGGCCTTCCCGCGTCCCGTGGAGTGGAAGGCGGAGTTTTACCGCAAAGTGTTCTCCGAGAACGGGATTCTCTGACGCTTGGGCGGAAAGAACCGGCCGGACAGACGAAAAAAATTGGATGTCGGCTTTGCACGGCATTCAAAAAAGGCCTATCTTTGTTGTATAAATTATACAATATTCTATTTTGACTTCCGAAAAGAAAATCGACAAAAAATATGTCGAGACGCCCCTGATGAAGCAATATTACTCCATCAAGGCAGTA
This Alistipes shahii WAL 8301 DNA region includes the following protein-coding sequences:
- a CDS encoding uracil-DNA glycosylase family protein, which codes for MNSERHPLEPFLPENARLLMLGSFPPKRIRWSMEFFYPNLQNDMWRIVGYLATGDKMHFLEPGGRRFDRERIEAFCRERGIALYDTAVEVIRLKDNASDASLQVVREVDLGTLLARIPACRAVVTTGQKATDTLRAITGCGEPAVGECVPMPFAGRDLTLWRMPSSSRAFPRPVEWKAEFYRKVFSENGIL
- a CDS encoding ATP-dependent RecD-like DNA helicase is translated as MFSTRIATQIYAKICFETTPGQKKIIEKLSEYLADDDFSRIFVLNGYAGTGKTTLIAGLVGALKDLGIKPVLLAPTGRAAKVLAQYAQEKALTIHKRIYRQRTNADYESKFSLNINPERGAVFIVDEASMLSDNTQGGAVFGSGSLLSDLVEYVRSGRGCRLVLVGDSAQLPPVGADFSPALDPVSMDAYGGIVYGTMDEVVRQEAQSGILFNATLVRCMLENGLYEIPRFEMDFPDIEAVVGGEFLEKLQDCYARYGRDETIVITRSNKRANRYNEGIRRNVLYAEEEIESGDMLMVVKNNYYFPEHTEDCPMNFIANGDIARLKRLRRFEDFYGFRFADAVLEFPDYNDAEIECKILLDTIASESPSLTREESTRLFYEVEKDYTDIKSKLKRFKEIRDNPHFNAVQVKFSYAVTCHKAQGGQWRAVFVDRCLFGDEPMSRDMLRWLYTALTRATDKLYLVNFDEKFYE